A single genomic interval of Spinacia oleracea cultivar Varoflay chromosome 6, BTI_SOV_V1, whole genome shotgun sequence harbors:
- the LOC110797322 gene encoding polyphenol oxidase, chloroplastic-like — protein MASLYSPTTTTTTTTTTTNISAAAGISHHHLFPKTSQLSISRGLGRRRPTSKISCKIGKNNDQNNPKTTNEGNANMFDRRNILIGLGGLYGAATTLGGAPSSLAAPVQTPSPNACGPADVPSNAPGLNCCPPRATSIVDFVLPPAPTTLRVRQPAHLVDAQFREKFNRAITLMKALPASDPRSFTQQANVHCAYCNGGYAQVGFPNMDLQVHNSWLFYPFHRWYLYFFERILGSLINDPTFALPFWNWDTQAGMRMPAIYTDPNSPLFDRIRDRGHQPPKLLDLNYDGDDTNDLPEQSTIAANLSVMYRQMVTNSRTARLFLGAPYRAGNFPNPGGGSVENIPHGTVHVWTGDRTQPNFENMGNFYSAARDPLFYAHHANIDRMWSVWKTLGGNRQDFTDPDWLNASFIFYDENAQAVRVRIRDSLDTARLGYNYQTVDLPWVNARPTASSTSRVRSVTSSTPQAANGMESSTSKTVKLPKPLTKSLRSNVERPKKSRSKKEKDREEEVLVIEVDVKRHEEYVKFDVYINDEDDVPSKKMQVKAEYAGSFVNVPHKHKHGEDKHKMETTFRVGLTEIIDELGADDDDGVTVNLVLRAGKKDNVVIKSMKIEFSS, from the coding sequence ATGGCATCTCTATATTCTCCtactaccaccaccaccaccaccaccaccactaccaaCATCTCGGCTGCGGCCGGGATTTCCCACCACCATCTATTCCCCAAAACATCCCAACTTTCCATTTCGAGAGGGCTAGGTCGTCGTCGCCCTACATCGAAAATCTCATGCAAGATAGGCAAAAATAATGACCAAAATAACCCAAAAACAACCAATGAAGGGAATGCCAATATGTTTGATAGAAGAAATATCCTCATAGGGCTAGGGGGGTTATATGGCGCGGCCACAACACTTGGTGGCGCGCCATCATCCTTAGCCGCCCCAGTGCAAACCCCTAGCCCGAATGCATGTGGACCGGCGGATGTACCCTCAAACGCCCCGGGTCTAAATTGTTGCCCACCTAGGGCCACAAGCATTGTGGACTTCGTTCTCCCACCGGCTCCGACAACCTTAAGGGTTAGGCAACCAGCCCATTTGGTGGATGCCCAATTTAGGGAGAAATTTAATAGGGCTATCACCTTAATGAAAGCCCTCCCTGCTAGTGACCCACGTAGTTTTACCCAACAAGCCAATGTGCATTGTGCTTATTGTAATGGTGGTTATGCTCAAGTAGGGTTTCCAAATATGGACCTCCAAGTCCATAACTCTTGGTTATTCTACCCGTTTCATAGGTGGTATCTCTACTTCTTTGAGAGAATATTGGGTAGCTTGATCAATGACCCGACTTTTGCCCTCCCCTTTTGGAATTGGGACACTCAAGCGGGCATGCGAATGCCCGCCATTTACACCGACCCAAACTCCCCCTTATTTGATCGGATCCGTGATAGAGGTCACCAACCCCCAAAACTATTAGATCTCAACTACGACGGTGACGATACCAATGATTTACCGGAGCAATCCACCATCGCGGCAAACCTCTCAGTCATGTATCGACAAATGGTGACTAACTCAAGAACGGCGAGGCTATTCTTAGGGGCACCTTACCGGGCTGGGAACTTTCCTAACCCGGGAGGTGGATCCGTAGAGAATATACCTCACGGGACCGTACATGTTTGGACTGGTGACCGTACCCAGCctaattttgagaacatgggTAACTTCTACTCCGCTGCACGTGACCCACTTTTTTACGCCCACCATGCCAATATCGACCGTATGTGGTCCGTTTGGAAAACCTTAGGGGGTAACAGGCAGGATTTTACCGACCCGGATTGGTTAAACGCGTCGTTTATATTTTATGATGAAAATGCTCAAGCTGTAAGAGTTCGAATCAGAGATAGTCTAGACACAGCTAGGCTTGGGTACAACTACCAAACCGTTGACTTGCCTTGGGTCAACGCTCGACCTACCGCAAGCTCAACGTCTAGGGTAAGAAGTGTAACCTCGTCAACCCCACAAGCAGCCAACGGTATGGAATCATCGACATCGAAAACCGTGAAGCTCCCTAAGCCACTAACCAAGTCGCTACGATCAAACGTGGAGAGGCCTAAGAAGTCGAGGAGCAAAAAGGAGAAAGACCGAGAGGAGGAAGTGCTCGTGATTGAGGTCGATGTGAAGAGACACGAAGAGTACGTGAAGTTCGACGTGTATATCAACGATGAAGATGATGTTCCGTCTAAGAAGATGCAAGTCAAGGCTGAATATGCTGGGAGTTTTGTGAATGTTCCTCATAAACACAAACATGGTGAGGATAAACATAAGATGGAGACCACTTTTCGGGTTGGTTTGACTGAAATTATTGATGAATTGGGtgctgatgatgatgatggtgttaCTGTTAATTTGGTGCTTAGGGCAGGGAAGAAGGATAATGTTGTCATTAAGAGTATGAAGATTGAGTTttcttcttaa